A genomic region of Capra hircus breed San Clemente chromosome 19, ASM170441v1, whole genome shotgun sequence contains the following coding sequences:
- the UTS2R gene encoding urotensin-2 receptor gives MALSPEPSSRFPVPATMGSAMPELPGAPNASLNSSLASPTEPNSLEDLVATSTIGVVLSAMGVVGMAGNVYTLTVMCRFLHTSASMYVYVINLALADLLYLLSIPFIVATYITKRWHFGDVGCRVLFSLDFLTMHASIFTLTLMSRERYAAVVRPLDTVQRSKGYRKVLALGTWLLALLLALPMMLAIRLVRRGHKSLCLPAWGQRTHRAYLTLLFGTSIVGPGMIIGLLYVRLARAYWLSQRASFTQTRRLPNPRVLYLILGIVLLFWACFLPFWLWQLLAQYRGGPPLAPRSARIVNYLTTCLTYGNSCVNPFLYTLLTKNYRDYRQRSLHSRGTGGPVGVRSFPQGHTRCQRGSGRSVSSSSQQATETIALSQAVPRSLCV, from the coding sequence ATGGCGCTGAGCCCAGAGCCATCAAGCAGGTTCCCGGTGCCAGCTACAATGGGCAGCGCCATGCCCGAGCTGCCTGGTGCCCCCAATGCGTCCCTCAACAGCTCATTGGCTAGCCCGACGGAGCCCAACTCCCTGGAGGACCTGGTGGCCACAAGCACTATCGGAGTGGTGCTCTCGGCCATGGGTGTGGTGGGCATGGCAGGCAACGTGTACACGCTGACGGTCATGTGCCGCTTCCTGCACACCTCTGCCTCCATGTACGTCTACGTCATCAACTTGGCGCTGGCGGATCTCCTCTACCTGCTCAGCATCCCCTTCATAGTAGCTACCTACATCACCAAGAGGTGGCACTTCGGCGACGTGGGCTGCCGCGTCCTCTTCAGCCTGGACTTCCTAACCATGCACGCCAGCATCTTCACCCTGACCCTCATGAGCAGGGAGCGCTACGCCGCCGTGGTGAGGCCCCTGGACACAGTGCAGCGTTCCAAGGGCTACCGCAAGGTCCTGGCACTGGGCACGTGGCTGCTGGCATTGCTGCTGGCACTGCCCATGATGCTGGCCATCCGGCTGGTCCGCAGGGGCCACAAGAGCCTCTGCCTGCCAGCCTGGGGCCAGCGCACCCACCGCGCCTACCTGACGCTGCTCTTCGGGACCAGCATCGTGGGGCCCGGCATGATCATCGGACTGCTCTACGTCCGCCTGGCCCGGGCCTACTGGTTGTCACAGCGGGCCTCCTTCACGCAGACGCGACGGCTGCCCAACCCCAGGGTGCTCTATCTCATCCTGGGGATTGTGCTGCTCTTCTGGGCCTGCTTCCTACCCTTCTGGCTGTGGCAGCTCCTTGCCCAGTACCGCGGGGGCCCACCGCTCGCTCCCCGCTCCGCCCGCATTGTCAACTACCTGACCACCTGCCTCACCTATGGCAACAGCTGTGTGAATCCCTTCCTCTACACGCTGCTCACCAAGAACTACCGTGACTACCGCCAACGCTCGCTCCACAGCAGGGGCACCGGCGGGCCTGTGGGTGTCCGCAGCTTCCCGCAGGGCCACACCCGCTGCCAGCGCGGCTCGGGTCGCTCCGTGTCCTCCAGCAGCCAGCAGGCCACTGAGACCATCGCACTGTCCCAGGCGGTCCCCAGGAGTCTCTGCGTCTGA
- the LOC102176073 gene encoding testis-expressed protein 19.2-like, with translation MCPPVSKRYGAEGMSYLHASWMYQLQHGSQLRICFACYKAAFLDLKQQLESEDWEDGDWDPELMDNSETGSEQGSSPVMGPNWAQGLWQPAQGESVGWGLDTLESGPVESEDMDLDDHFVPTELQPQDAAPLGLDAEDADWTQGLPWRFGGIPTCSHWPSPSVPWEGFFKVDLPPGEPMVLELGATQDMDPLEAEAYLLDLQVLSLVGCYDAVYLQKMKPRRVQMTPGQCWKLLLEPDEVWVVRLQDAPQKQELHHWKLSILESSLPGQIEELVPADSALLKRGFTILSYSPWAKRKSEEGDSASRPQSSTQGGDAGTSGPREPGENLAAVGASTLGELPHFQPLNPGSQN, from the coding sequence ATGTGCCCTCCAGTCAGCAAGCGGTATGGGGCAGAGGGCATGTCCTATCTCCATGCATCCTGGATGTATCAGCTTCAACATGGCAGCCAGCTAAGGATCTGCTTTGCTTGTTACAAGGCTGCCTTTCTGGACCTTAAGCAGCAGCTGGAGTCAGAAGACTGGGAAGACGGAGATTGGGACCCTGAGCTTATGGATAACTCAGAGACAGGGTCTGAGCAAGGGTCATCCCCAGTGATGGGGCCAAACTGGGCGCAGGGCCTATGGCAGCCTGCACAGGGCGAGTCTGTGGGCTGGGGATTGGACACCCTGGAGTCAGGCCCTGTGGAGTCAGAGGACATGGACCTAGATGATCACTTTGTGCCCACTGAGCTGCAGCCTCAGGATGCGGCACCCCTGGGCCTGGATGCTGAAGATGCTGACTGGAcccagggccttccctggagATTTGGGGGAATCCCTACCTGTTCCCACTGGCCAAGCCCCTCTGTTCCATGGGAGGGGTTTTTCAAAGTGGACTTGCCTCCTGGAGAGCCCATGGTATTAGAGCTGGGCGCCACCCAGGACATGGACCCTCTTGAGGCTGAAGCCTATTTACTGGACCTGCAGGTCCTTTCCCTAGTGGGCTGCTATGATGCTGTCTACCTCCAGAAGATGAAGCCAAGAAGGGTCCAAATGACCCCAGGCCAGTGTTGGAAACTGCTGCTGGAGCCTGATGAGGTGTGGGTGGTGAGACTCCAAGATGCACCCCAGAAGCAAGAACTGCACCACTGGAAGCTAAGCATTCTGGAATCCTCCCTTCCAGGGCAGATTGAAGAGCTGGTCCCTGCAGATTCAGCCCTGCTTAAGAGGGGATTCACCATCCTTTCTTATTCACCCTGGGCCAAGAGGAAGTCTGAGGAGGGAGACTCAGCCTCTAGGCCACAGTCCTCCACCCAaggaggggatgccggcaccagTGGGCCCAGAGAGCCTGGGGAGAACCTGGCTGCTGTGGGAGCCTCGACCCTGGGAGAGCTGCCACATTTCCAGCCCCTCAACCCAGGGTCCCAGAACTGA